TGGGCTTTCTTCTCATCCACAAACTCCCCAGCCTGCTGCCGGTACAGGTTGGCCTGAAACTCGGCCAGCTTCGCCAGCCCAGCGCCCTTGAACACCACGAAGCGCCAGGGCTCGGTGCGCTTGTGGGTGGGGGCCCAGTTGGCATTCTCCAGCATCTGCTGCACAATGTTGTCGGGTACGACGTGGCCGGGCTCGAACTGCACCGTTTGGATGCTGCGCCGGGCCCGAACAAGGGCGTCGAACTGGGCGGGAGTAGGTAAGGCGGTTTGGGAAGTATCGGACATCGGGAAAGGAAAGTTTGGGAAGAAAACACTAAACCCCACCTTCTTCAAGAGAAAGTGGGGTTTGACTTAGTGGGCCGGCAGCAGCTTGGGGTCGTCAGGACCAGGGTTGAGGCGGTCCTGGTCGTGGTGGCCACCGTGCTCGTCGTCGGGCTTGTAGTTGGCTTCCATTTCGGCCAGCTTGGCTTTGCCGTAGGCCAGGCGAGTGATAAGCACGTAGAGCACCGGCACGATAAAAATGGCCAGAATCGTAGCCGAGAGCATGCCGCCGAGCACCGTCCAGCCGATGGTCTGCCGGCTCTGGGCCCCGGCGCCGGAGGCAAACACCAGCGGCAGCACGCCCAAGATAAAGGCCAACGAGGTCATGACGATGGGACGCAGCCGCAGACGCACGGCTTCGAGCGTGGCATCGACCAGCGGCATGCCCTTATCTACCCGCTCCTTGGCAAACTCGATAATCAGGATGGCATTTTTGGCCGACAAGCCGATCAGCGTAATCAGACCAATCTGGGCGTAGACGTTGTTGGTGAGCTTGGGCAAAAACGTGAGGGCCAGGATAGCGCCGAAAGCGCCCAGGGGCACGGCCAGCAGCACCGAGAAAGGCACCGACCAGCTTTCGTACAAGGCCGCCAGGAACAGAAACACGAAGGCAATGGACAGGGCGAAGATGTAGACGGTTTGGCCGCTGGCCAGCTGCTCTTCCCGCGTCAGGCCTGAGAATTCGTAGCCGTAACCCTGGGGCAATGACTGGGCCGCTACCTCTTTGAGGGCGTTGATAGCGTCGCCGGAAGAATAGCCCGGGGCGGCGTTACCGTTGATTTCGGCCGAGCGGAACAGGTTGTAGTGCGAAATCAGCGGGGCCGACTCGGTGCGCTTATAGCTGGTGAGCGTGCTCAGGGGCACCATGCCACCCGAGGAGTTGCGCACGTAGTACTGACCCAGGTTCGAGATGTCGGCGCGGTACATGCTGTCGGCCTGGGTCACGACGCGGAAGTTGCGGCCGTACACGGTAAAGTCGTTCACGTAGGCCGAGCCCAGGTAGGTGCGCAGGGCCGTGCCAATGTCGGAGATGGATACGCCGAGCTTCTTGGCTTTTTCTCTATCAATCGTGAGCTGGTAGCCGGGCGTGTTGGCAGTGAAGAAGGAGAAGGGCGCCGCAATTTCGGGCCGTTTGCGCAAGGCACCTAGAAAGTTCTGGAGCGTGGCGTCGAAGTTCTTGATGTCGCCGCCGGCCTCGCGCTCCTGGAGCACGAAGCTAAAGCCGCCGGTGTTGCCCAGGCCCGGAATAGCGGGCGGGGAAATAACCACCACGTTGGCTTCCTTGAGACGACTCAGGCGCTGGGTGACCGTCGCAATCAGACCCTGGAGCTGCACTTCTTTGTCTTTGCGGTCTTCCCAGGGTTCGAGCTGGCAAAACACGGTGCCGCTGTTCGACTTGGACGAGAAGTTTACCGCGTTCAGACCACCCAGACCGGCGTAGTGCCGGATGCCTTTGATCTGGCCGAGCTCCTTCATCACCTCGTTCAGCGTGTTTACGGTGCGCTCGGTCGAGGAAGCTTCGGGTAGGTTGAAGGTCACGATGAGACGGCCTTCATCTTCGGTCGGGATAAAGCCGCCGGCCTTGTTCTTGAACAAAAGCCCCGTGCCGGCCACAATGCAGACCAGAATGATGACCACCAGGCGCGAATTCTTGATGCCGCGCTGCACGCCGTTGCCGTACTTGCCCGTCACCTTGTCAAACCAGGTGTTGAACTTGTAGAAAAACTTGTCGAGGCCCCGCGAATTTTCGTCGCGCTTGTGGGGCTTGAGCAGCAGCACGCACAACGCCGGCGTGAGCGACAAAGCCACGAAGGCTGAGATAATCACCGAAATGGCAATGGTAATGGCAAACTGCTGATAGAGGCGGCCGGTGATGCCGGGAATAAAGCCCACGGGCACGAACACCGCCGCCAGAATCAGGGCAATGGCAATAACGGGAGCGGAAATCTCGCGCATGGCCGCCAGCGTGGCGTCCAGGGGCGAGAGGCCCCGCTCGTTCATGTTGTGTTCCACGGCTTCGACCACCACAATGGCGTCGTCGACCACAATCCCGATGGCTAGCACGAAGCCGAACATGGTCAGCGTGTTAATGGTGAAGCCCAGGGGAATAAAGAAGATAAAAGTGCCGATGATGGACACCGGAATAGCCAGTACCGGAATCAGCGTGGAGCGCCAGCTTTGCAGGAACAGGTACACCACGATGATGACCAGCACCAGGGCCTCGACCAGCGTGTGCAGCACCTCGTTGATGGACACTTTCACCACCGAGGCCGACTCGAAGGGAATCACGTAGTCGAGGTCGGTGGGGAACTGCTTTTTGAGCTGGTTCATGGTCGTTACCACGTTCTCGTAGGTATCGAGGGCGTTGGCGCCGGGAGCCTGATACACGAGCAGGTAGGCGGCGCGCTTGCCGTCCACGAAGGAATTGGAGGCGTAGTTGAACTTGCCCAGCTCCAAGCGGGCCACGTCCTTGAGGTAGACCACCGAGCCGTCGTCGGGCCGGGTCTTGACCACGATGTCGCCAAACTCTGCGGTACTCGTCAGGCGGCCTTTCACGAAGACGATGTACTCAAACGTCTGCCCGGTCTGGGCGGGCGGGGCCCCGATGGAGCCGGCCGCAATCTGGGCGTTCTGCTCCTGAATGGCCGCCGTCACTTCCTGGGCCGTCACGCCCAGTTGGCTGAGCTTATCGGGGTTAAGCCACACCCGCATCGAGAAGTCGTCGGCCCGGCTCACGATGTCGCCCACGCCCTTGGTGCGCAGCAAAGCGTCCTTGATAAAGACGTTGGCGTAGTTGTCGAGGAAGGTGGTATTGTGCGAGCCTTTGGGGGCGTACATAGCTACCAGCATCAGAATGCTGGGGTTCCGCTTGCGCACCACCAGGCCCAGGCGCTGCACTTCCTGCGGCAAGGTCGGCTGGGCAATGCCCACGCGGTTTTGCACGTCGAGGGCGGCGATGTTGATGTCGGTGCCCACCTCGAAGTTCACCGTCATGCTCATCTGCCCGTTGCTGGTGCTATTGCTTTGCAGGTAGGTCATGCCCGGCGTCCCGTTTACCTGCACTTCCACGGGCGTAGCCACGGTTTGCTCCACGGTTTGGGCGTCGGCGCCGGTATAGGTACCACTCACTGATACCGTGGGCGGCGTGATTTCCGGATACTGCCCCACGGGCAAGCTCAGGATGGCCAGCACCCCGACCAGCACAATCACCAGCGAGGTGACAATGGCCGTAACGGGGCGCCGAATAAAGGTTTCTGCAATCATTAGTGCTGCTCTTAAGGCTGTTTAGGTCTTCGCTAAGGCTGTTTTAGTGATACCTAAGGCTATTTCGGTCTTAGCGAAGACCATTTGGGCATTAGCTAAGGCTGTTTTGGTCCTAGCTAAGACCATTTTGGTGATCCGTATGACCAAAACAGTGATTCGGATCGGTGTTTCGGTGATTGAAATCGTCGAAACGGTCGTTTTGGCAAGGTCAACCACCCCGCCCTTCAGGCATCCCCTCATCTAAGGAGAGGCATGGGGGTTACTTAGCGGCGGTGGGCGCTGCGGCCGGGGCGGCGGTCGTAATCTGGCCCCCGTCGCGCAGGCGGTTCAGGCCCTCGGTCACGACTTTGTCGCCTTCCTTGATGCCTTCCATAATCACGATCTGGTCGCGCAGGCGGGGGCCGAGCTGTACCTTGCGCTGGCGGGCCTTGCTGGAGTCGCCGGCAATGAAGACGAAGTTTTCACCCATCTGCTCCACCACAGCCTTGAAGGGAATAACGAGGCGGCGGCCCGACTGCCGGTTGAGCACTCGCAGCACGGCGCTCATGCCGTCCTTGAGCTGGCGCTTGGGGTTGCTGAACTGCACTCGAATCTGCACAGTCCCCGTTTGCTGGTTGACGCCCCGGTCGATGGCCAGGATCTTGCCCGGCTCAGTGTAGCGGGTACCGTCGGGCAGCACTAGGCGGAAGGTCGAGTCGCCCCGGCCGCCAGCGGTGCGCTGCAAGTCTACGAAACGAGCCAAATCCGACTCGGTAATCACGAAATCCACGCCCATCGGGTCCTCCCCGCTGATGGTGTTGAGCAGCGTCGAGCCCGGACTAACCTGGGAACCCAGGCGCACCTGCGAAATACCGATACGGCCCGAGAACGGGGCTGTAATCAGGGAGTAGCTGAGGTCGGTGCGGGCCGCGGCCACGCCGGCCTGGGCCACTGCTACCTGGCTCTGGGCCGTGGCGTAGGAGGTCTGGGCGTTATCGACGATCTGGCGGGCAATGGCGTCTTGCTGGGCCAGGCGCTGGTAGCGGTCCAGGTTCACTTTAGCGTTTTGCACCACGGCCTGGGTGCTGCGCAGGCCCGCCAGGGCCTGCTGATAGGCGGCCTCGTACTTGCGCCGGTCGATTTCATAGAGCGTTTTGCCCTTCGTCACCACGTCGCCTTCCTTGAAGAAGATGCCGGTAATGAAGCCCGCCACCTGGCTGCGCAGCTCCACGTTATTGATGGCCACCACGGTAGCCGGATACTCGTCGTAATACACCGCGTCGGTGGTGCGGGCGTCTACCAGGGTTACGGGCGTAGCTGGCGGCGGACCGGCGGGCTTGTCGGCCTCTTTGTTGCCGCAGCTGGCCATAAACAGCAGGCCGGATGCGTAGGAGAGGGCAAGAATCGTTTTTTTCATATTCAGGTTTGCGTAGAGCTCAGAGGTCAGAACTCAGAGCTTAGAAGCAGGAAAGGCAGAAGCGGAGTGCCGCGAGTTTCGGTCAGACTGCCAATACAGTCTAAGCCCTAACTTCTCGGCTCTGAGTTCTAATAAGCAACGGGCAGGCTGCCCTGGGCACGCAGCAGGTCGACTTTGCTGCTGAGCACCTGGAACAGGGCGCTGTAGTAGTTGAGCTGGGCCGTGCGCAGCGTGGTTTGGGCCACAATCACGTCGAGGTAGGTCTTGATACCCTCGCGGTACTGCAAATCCACCACCGAATACACTTCCTTAGACAAGGCCAGGTTGCGCTGCCCGATGAGGTAGTCGGCATAGTAGCCCTTGTAGGTAGCCAGGGCCTGCTCAAACTCGGTGTTGATGCGGTTGCGGGTAGCTACGATGTCCTGGTCGAGGCGCTGGTCGGTGAGCCGCTCGCGGCGCAGATTCTGCAGGCGCCGCCCGCCCTGGAAAATCGGTAGGCTCAGCTGCAGGCCAGCGTAGGAACTGGGGAAGCGCTGGCTGTAGAGGTCACCGAAGTTGTTGTTCTGGAACACCGAGTTGTAGTTGCCAAAGGCCGACAGCGCCGGCAGAAAGCCCCAGCGGTAATAGCTGATCTGGGCCTGCTGCAGCACTTTCTGGGTTTGGAGCTGCTGTATTTCGATGCGGTTAGCCGCGTCCAGGGCCACTGCCGTGTCTACCACCGCGTCTTGCGTCAGCCGCAGGGTGTCGTACTGCAGAGCCAGGGGCTGGGCGCCGGCTAGGCCCATGAGTTCCTTCAGGTAGGCCGACTTAGCCTTGATAGCCTCCACTGCCTGCTTTCGGGCTACGATGGAGTTATTCAGCGAAATTTCGGCCTGCTTATAGTCGATTTTATCCACGATGCCCACGTCGTAGCGGGCCTTGGCGTCCTTTAGGCTGCGCTGGAGCCGCACGATGTCCTCGCTGAGCACGTCGAGCTGGCGCTGGGAAAGCAGCACGTCGTAGAACGCCTTGCTCACGTCCGACACCACGTTGATGCGGACGTTGGTAGAATTCTGTTGGTAGAACTGCCGCGACGGCCGGGCGCTGCGCAAGGCCAGCTGCACGTCATTGTTGTAAATAGCTTGGGTGGCGCCTATACCAATAGTGGACGTGTTGCGCAAACCAATCTGGCGCGGCACGTTTACGCCCTCAGCGTTGGGAAACACCGTGTAGGGCAGCTGGAAATAATGCTGGCCGGTGGCGTTAAGGTTTACCTGGGGCAGCCAGCCGGCCAGCCCGATGCGGATGGTGGCCTCGTTGGCTTCCTCATCGATGCGGGCCTGACGCAGTAGGGGCTGATTCTGAAGGGCAAACTGGAGGCACTGTTCCAGGGTGTACTGGCTGGTGGTTGGCGGCGCGGTGGGCTGCGCCAAAGCCAGGAAGGGGGCAAGCAGAAAAAGGCCAAACAGTGACCAGACAGCTTGTTGATTTTTTTTCATAGCGGGCAAACTAAACGGCTCCGACAGGAGCCGCACACGGGTGTTGGTCCCTGCGCAGGCAGGGGGCACGGAGAATAAACGTAGTGTGCCGGGCGCGGGAGAGGGTGGGAGCCCGGCGCGGCGGTAGGATAGGTCGGCATGCAGCCTACGCGGCGGTCTGGGGCCCGGGCGCGTGGTGCTGCGGAATAAGAAAGCAGCTGGCACGTTTTGCCGCTGCCGGCCGCCCACCGCGGGCGGAGGCGACCAGAAGCCTGTTAAACCGGAGTGCTCAAGAAAAGTTATGCCGCTCAGCTCTCTTTTCCGCGCGGTACCGGGCCGGCCTTTGCAACGGCTTCAAAGTCGGGGCGGGGAGTGGGGGTTGCACGCGACCTACATTTTTCAGGACTGTATCCCGGCGGGCCGAGCTTTCGTATGCGGCTCCAAGAGCCGACCTTTCCACCCCTATGCAACTATTGTCCCCATCCCCGCTGGTCGATTTATCCTACCGTCCCGATTTGCATATTCTGGTAATGCGCTGGCTGAACACGGTGGAAGAAGCCGAGGCCAAGCGTATCTACCAAGCTGTGGAAGTAACCGCCGAAGACCAGGAGTGTCGGTTTTGGTTGATTGACGCCCGCCGCCGGCCCAGCTTCAATGCCACCGTTACCCAGTGGGTTTTCGAGGAGCTGGCACCCAACGTAGTCGGCCGCTTCGGGGGCCCCCTGCACTTTAGCTACCTCGTGTCGCCGGAGCACTTGGCGGGCGCCCAGGAGTTCTTGCGTACCCACGTAACACCCCACCGGGCGGCCTTGCCCTACCGCCTGCACTACGCCACCGATGAAGGCACCGCCACGCAGTGGCTGGTACAGGCCCAGACCGTGCCGACGGCCCAATAGCACCCTAAAGGCCCTTGGGCCAGAAGAGTAAGCTTTTCCTGGCTCGTCCATCCACTTCGGTAATGGAGTATAAAATAGTTTTAACAGCAGCGACCTACTAGCCCTGGGCTGGTAGGTCGCTGCTGTTAAAACTAAAGTGCTGGCAGCTAATAAGGCCTTACATAAACAGCTTGCGCAGGGCCCACAGGCTCCACACAATCACCATCAGGCCCACGCCCACGAACATCCAGCGCGTGGGAATGCGGCCGGTCAGGCGGGCGGCAAATGGCGCAGCGGCAATACCGCCTACCACCAGGCCCAGGATAATCTGCCAGTGAGTGATGCCGATGGTGGCAAAAAAAGTAACGGCGCTGGCAAAGGTCACAAAGAACTCCGTGACGCTGACCGAGCCGATGACGTACTGCGGCGTGCGGCCCCCGGCAATAAGGGTGCTAGTAACCAATGGACCCCAGCCCCCGCCGCCGAAGGAGTCGAGAAAGCCGCCGGCCGCGGCCAGCAGCCCGAGTTTCTTGTGCTTGGTGCGGGCTTTACCGGGCTTGCTGAAGGCTTTGGTCAGGATACGAGTCCCGAGCAGCAGCAGGTACAGGGCCAGCAAGGGCTTGACGTAGGCCCCATAGGTTTCGCCGAAGCGGGACAGCAGATAAGCACCCGTAATGGCCCCAAGCACACCCGGAATCAGCAGCACCTTGAACAGCTTCTTATTCACGTTGCCGAAGCGGTAGTGGTGGTAGCCCGAGGCCCCGCTGGCAAACATTTCGGCGGTATGAATGCTGGCACTCACGGCCGCCGGCGCAATGTTAATGCTCATCAGACTAATGGCTGTCACGACGCCGTAGCCCATGCCCAGCAGCCCATCCACAATCTGGGCCCCGAAGCCAATGGCCACGAAGATGTAGAACATCCGGGCATTGGAAGCTACGCCCCAGACCTGGTCCCAGGTGACGTAATACGAGAGGATATTAAAGACCAGCATGCCGGCGAAGGCCAGCAGAGAGGCCGTGGCAATCTTGCGCCAGCGCGCCGCCGCCGGCGACTCATACGCTGGCCCACCGGCCAGCTCGGCCGTCACGGCGTTTAGCGACTTGACCTTGTTAGCAAAGTCGCCGGCCAGCTTGCCCCGGATGATGGTCATGTGCTGCAAGACTTCCTGCAGCTCGTTGGGCAGGGCATCGGCCAGCACCGTGCGCAGGCGCTTGGCCACCGTGGGTGACTTGCCGTTGGTAGAAATGGCAATTTTCAGGTCGCCTTTCTGTACGATGGAGCCCAGGTAAAAGTCGCACTCGTCGGGCGTGTCGGCCACGTTGCAGAGCAGACCCAGGTCGGCGGCGTGGGCCTTGATGCCGCGGTTGAGCACCGGGTTGTCGGTGGCCACGAAGATGATATCGTGGCCTACCAAATCGACATGGGTGTAGGCGTGGTGACGCAGTTGCAGCTGCGGGTGCTGCTCGGAGAGCAGCAGGATGCCGGGCAGAAACGTCTCACTGACCACCGTAACGGCCGTGGCCGGGCTGTTGCCCAGAATGGCGGCCAGCTTTTCCAGGCCTACGGCGCCGCCGCCCACCACCAGCACCCGAAACTTCTCCAGCTTCAGGAACACCGGAAACAGGTTGTTGCCAGCCGGGGCAGCCGTGGCGGGCGGGGCCAGCGGAGGCAAGGCTACTTCGGAAGGAAGAGGCAAGGTCATGGAAAGGTGATTGGCAAACGAAAGAATAGGAGCAGAAAGGAGCGGAGCAGACAGAACCCGGCGCTAGGCGTGGAAGTTCTGTCCGTGGGTGGTAGTGGCCACGACGCCGCGGCGCACCACGAAGTCGCCGAACCGTTCGGCGGGCTGCCGCTCGGCGGCGTAGGCTTCGAGCAGGGGCGTGAGTTCCTGCAGGATTCCGTCCTCGTCGAGCATCTCGCGGTAGAGCTTGTTGAGCCGCTCCCCGGCGTGGTTAGCCCCTAAGTATAAGTTATATCGGCCAATTGCGCGGCCCACCAGGCCGATTTCGCCCAGGTATGGCCGGGCGCAGCCATTGGGGCACCCCGTCATCCGAATCAGGATGCCGTCGTCGGTCAGGTTGTTGGCCCGGATGACCTGGTCAATCCGGTCGAGCAGCTGCGGAAGGTAACGCTCAGCTTCCGCAAAGGCCAGGGAGCAAGTGTTTAACGCAACGCAGGCCAGGGCGTTAAGCCGTAGCGTAGTTTGCTTTTCGGTCTTGCTCCACACCCCGTTTTCCTCCAGAATAGTCTGCAGCCGGGCCCGGTGCTTGGGACTTACGTTGGCAATGGTCAGGTTCTGGTTGCCGGTCAGGCGAAACTCGCCGGTGTGGAAACCGGCAATTTCACGCAGGGCGGTTTTGAGTAGGTAGCCCGGCTTGTCGTACACCCGGCCGCCCTCGATGTGCAGCGTCACGTGGGCCTGTCCGTCCTTACCGCCGCTCCAGCCGAAAGCATCCCCCGAGGTTTCGAAGCGGTAAGGGCGGGCCGGAGTTAGCGCGTAGCCCAGGCGCTGGTGCAGTTCAGCCACGAAGGCGTCGAGGCCGAATTTGTCGATGGTGTACTTGAGGCGGCTAAACTTGCGGTTTTCGCGGTTGCCCCAGTCGCGCTGAATCGTCAGTACTTTCTCGCACACGTCCACCACTTTATCGGCCGGTACGAAGCCGATAAGGTCGGCCAGGCGCGGGTACGTTTCGGGCATCCCGAAGGTCATGCCCATACCGCCGCCGATGGCCACGTTGAAGCCCAGCAGCTGGCCTTTGTGCTCAATGGCAATCAGGCCAATGTCGTTGGCAAACACGTCGGCGTCGTTGGTCGGCGGCACGGCCAGGGCAATCTTGAACTTGCGGGGCAAATACGTCTTGCCGTAAATCGGCTCGAAGTCTTCCTGCTCGCCCTCATTGATGGCGCTGGAGTAGGTCGATTCGCCGTTCAGCCACAAATCCCAGTAGGCCGTGGTGCGGGGCGTGAGGTGGTTGCTGATGGCCACCGAGGTTTCGTACACCTGCCGGTGCAATTCGGATTCCTGGGGATTGGAGCTGCACATCACGTTGCGGTTCACGTCGCCGCAGCCCGCTATGCTGTCCATCAGCACCTGGTTGAAGCCGGCAATGGTCTGCTGTAAGTCGCGCTTGAGTACGCCGTGGAGCTGGAAGGTCTGGCGGGTGGTGAGCTTGATCGTGCCGTTGGCGTAGGCGTCGCTCAGGGCGTCCATGCGCTGCCACTGGTCGGCCGAGGCCACGCCGCCGGGCACCCGCACCCGAATCATGAAGGAGTAGAGCGGCTCCAGTTTCTGGCGTTTCCGCTCACTTTCCAGGTCCCGGTCGGTTTGCTGGTAGGAGCCGTGAAACTTAATCAGGTGGGTGTCGTCGGGGTTCAGAGCACCCGTCACCCGGTTCTGCAGGCTCTCGTCGATGGTACCGCGTAGGTAGTTGCTAGCGTCCTTGACGTGCTCGACTTCGGAAAGCTTTATAGTCTCAGCCATTACGGTTGGGGAGTTACGGGGGAAGGAGAAGCAGGCGTAGGCGCCGTGGCTACGGCGGGCCGCAAATCGAAATTGTGGAAGTAGAAAAGCCGGATGGTGTGTTGGTTACGGTACACATTGCCGGCCGGCAGCTGCTGAAACAGGTGCATGTAGCCGCCCTGCAGCTGGGCGTGCTTGTTGACCTGATACACCAGGCCCGCAAACAAGCGGTTCTGGTCGAAGTAGTTGAGGCGGATTTCCTTGCCGAAATTCATCATCACCTCGTTGTTCAGGAGAAACTGTACCCCGCCCGGCTCGAAGCCACGCTTAGAAAGAGGCAGAAACAGGGCCGCGTTGTAGCGGGTGCGGTAGTTGAAGTCGAACTCGTCGAGCCGCTCGTTGCTGCGAATCGTGCGCCGAAACCGTTCTTCCAGCCGCACCCACTGCATCAGCCGGGCCTTCGGGAATTTAGTAAACCACTGCACCTGCTGCCAGGGCCGGTGCTCGGCCTGCCCGATGGTGCGGGCCCCGTCGGGGAAGTGGTGCACGTAGGCGTAGCCCCCGGTTAGGCGCACGTCGTCGGTGAGGTAGTAGGTCAGCCCGAAGCGGGCCACGCTTTGGAAAGCCGACTCCACAAAATGGTCGTGCAGGCGCAGGTGCAAATCGGTCCAGGAGCCCCAGTGCTGGGAGAAGCGGGTCTGGTTGAACACGCCCAGCCAGGTCTGCTGCTCGCGCACGTACTCCTTTTGGGCATGCAGCGGAGCGGCGGCCAGTAGGAACAGCAGGATGGTAAGCAGTGGCAGGCGTTTCATGGCAGAAATGGGTTAAAAGCTTGAAGACCGAGGCTAAATCGTTGTCATGTCTCCTGCTGGACGACAGGACGTTCTTTTTCTGTTGTTTCTTCGTTACCGGATTACCGTGTTGTCAAACGTCAGGGCCACGTAGTAGAGGCCGCCAA
Above is a genomic segment from Hymenobacter cellulosivorans containing:
- a CDS encoding efflux RND transporter permease subunit — encoded protein: MIAETFIRRPVTAIVTSLVIVLVGVLAILSLPVGQYPEITPPTVSVSGTYTGADAQTVEQTVATPVEVQVNGTPGMTYLQSNSTSNGQMSMTVNFEVGTDINIAALDVQNRVGIAQPTLPQEVQRLGLVVRKRNPSILMLVAMYAPKGSHNTTFLDNYANVFIKDALLRTKGVGDIVSRADDFSMRVWLNPDKLSQLGVTAQEVTAAIQEQNAQIAAGSIGAPPAQTGQTFEYIVFVKGRLTSTAEFGDIVVKTRPDDGSVVYLKDVARLELGKFNYASNSFVDGKRAAYLLVYQAPGANALDTYENVVTTMNQLKKQFPTDLDYVIPFESASVVKVSINEVLHTLVEALVLVIIVVYLFLQSWRSTLIPVLAIPVSIIGTFIFFIPLGFTINTLTMFGFVLAIGIVVDDAIVVVEAVEHNMNERGLSPLDATLAAMREISAPVIAIALILAAVFVPVGFIPGITGRLYQQFAITIAISVIISAFVALSLTPALCVLLLKPHKRDENSRGLDKFFYKFNTWFDKVTGKYGNGVQRGIKNSRLVVIILVCIVAGTGLLFKNKAGGFIPTEDEGRLIVTFNLPEASSTERTVNTLNEVMKELGQIKGIRHYAGLGGLNAVNFSSKSNSGTVFCQLEPWEDRKDKEVQLQGLIATVTQRLSRLKEANVVVISPPAIPGLGNTGGFSFVLQEREAGGDIKNFDATLQNFLGALRKRPEIAAPFSFFTANTPGYQLTIDREKAKKLGVSISDIGTALRTYLGSAYVNDFTVYGRNFRVVTQADSMYRADISNLGQYYVRNSSGGMVPLSTLTSYKRTESAPLISHYNLFRSAEINGNAAPGYSSGDAINALKEVAAQSLPQGYGYEFSGLTREEQLASGQTVYIFALSIAFVFLFLAALYESWSVPFSVLLAVPLGAFGAILALTFLPKLTNNVYAQIGLITLIGLSAKNAILIIEFAKERVDKGMPLVDATLEAVRLRLRPIVMTSLAFILGVLPLVFASGAGAQSRQTIGWTVLGGMLSATILAIFIVPVLYVLITRLAYGKAKLAEMEANYKPDDEHGGHHDQDRLNPGPDDPKLLPAH
- a CDS encoding efflux RND transporter periplasmic adaptor subunit; the protein is MKKTILALSYASGLLFMASCGNKEADKPAGPPPATPVTLVDARTTDAVYYDEYPATVVAINNVELRSQVAGFITGIFFKEGDVVTKGKTLYEIDRRKYEAAYQQALAGLRSTQAVVQNAKVNLDRYQRLAQQDAIARQIVDNAQTSYATAQSQVAVAQAGVAAARTDLSYSLITAPFSGRIGISQVRLGSQVSPGSTLLNTISGEDPMGVDFVITESDLARFVDLQRTAGGRGDSTFRLVLPDGTRYTEPGKILAIDRGVNQQTGTVQIRVQFSNPKRQLKDGMSAVLRVLNRQSGRRLVIPFKAVVEQMGENFVFIAGDSSKARQRKVQLGPRLRDQIVIMEGIKEGDKVVTEGLNRLRDGGQITTAAPAAAPTAAK
- a CDS encoding TolC family protein, giving the protein MKKNQQAVWSLFGLFLLAPFLALAQPTAPPTTSQYTLEQCLQFALQNQPLLRQARIDEEANEATIRIGLAGWLPQVNLNATGQHYFQLPYTVFPNAEGVNVPRQIGLRNTSTIGIGATQAIYNNDVQLALRSARPSRQFYQQNSTNVRINVVSDVSKAFYDVLLSQRQLDVLSEDIVRLQRSLKDAKARYDVGIVDKIDYKQAEISLNNSIVARKQAVEAIKAKSAYLKELMGLAGAQPLALQYDTLRLTQDAVVDTAVALDAANRIEIQQLQTQKVLQQAQISYYRWGFLPALSAFGNYNSVFQNNNFGDLYSQRFPSSYAGLQLSLPIFQGGRRLQNLRRERLTDQRLDQDIVATRNRINTEFEQALATYKGYYADYLIGQRNLALSKEVYSVVDLQYREGIKTYLDVIVAQTTLRTAQLNYYSALFQVLSSKVDLLRAQGSLPVAY
- a CDS encoding TSUP family transporter is translated as MTLPLPSEVALPPLAPPATAAPAGNNLFPVFLKLEKFRVLVVGGGAVGLEKLAAILGNSPATAVTVVSETFLPGILLLSEQHPQLQLRHHAYTHVDLVGHDIIFVATDNPVLNRGIKAHAADLGLLCNVADTPDECDFYLGSIVQKGDLKIAISTNGKSPTVAKRLRTVLADALPNELQEVLQHMTIIRGKLAGDFANKVKSLNAVTAELAGGPAYESPAAARWRKIATASLLAFAGMLVFNILSYYVTWDQVWGVASNARMFYIFVAIGFGAQIVDGLLGMGYGVVTAISLMSINIAPAAVSASIHTAEMFASGASGYHHYRFGNVNKKLFKVLLIPGVLGAITGAYLLSRFGETYGAYVKPLLALYLLLLGTRILTKAFSKPGKARTKHKKLGLLAAAGGFLDSFGGGGWGPLVTSTLIAGGRTPQYVIGSVSVTEFFVTFASAVTFFATIGITHWQIILGLVVGGIAAAPFAARLTGRIPTRWMFVGVGLMVIVWSLWALRKLFM
- the cysI gene encoding assimilatory sulfite reductase (NADPH) hemoprotein subunit, whose product is MAETIKLSEVEHVKDASNYLRGTIDESLQNRVTGALNPDDTHLIKFHGSYQQTDRDLESERKRQKLEPLYSFMIRVRVPGGVASADQWQRMDALSDAYANGTIKLTTRQTFQLHGVLKRDLQQTIAGFNQVLMDSIAGCGDVNRNVMCSSNPQESELHRQVYETSVAISNHLTPRTTAYWDLWLNGESTYSSAINEGEQEDFEPIYGKTYLPRKFKIALAVPPTNDADVFANDIGLIAIEHKGQLLGFNVAIGGGMGMTFGMPETYPRLADLIGFVPADKVVDVCEKVLTIQRDWGNRENRKFSRLKYTIDKFGLDAFVAELHQRLGYALTPARPYRFETSGDAFGWSGGKDGQAHVTLHIEGGRVYDKPGYLLKTALREIAGFHTGEFRLTGNQNLTIANVSPKHRARLQTILEENGVWSKTEKQTTLRLNALACVALNTCSLAFAEAERYLPQLLDRIDQVIRANNLTDDGILIRMTGCPNGCARPYLGEIGLVGRAIGRYNLYLGANHAGERLNKLYREMLDEDGILQELTPLLEAYAAERQPAERFGDFVVRRGVVATTTHGQNFHA
- a CDS encoding DUF2490 domain-containing protein, which encodes MKRLPLLTILLFLLAAAPLHAQKEYVREQQTWLGVFNQTRFSQHWGSWTDLHLRLHDHFVESAFQSVARFGLTYYLTDDVRLTGGYAYVHHFPDGARTIGQAEHRPWQQVQWFTKFPKARLMQWVRLEERFRRTIRSNERLDEFDFNYRTRYNAALFLPLSKRGFEPGGVQFLLNNEVMMNFGKEIRLNYFDQNRLFAGLVYQVNKHAQLQGGYMHLFQQLPAGNVYRNQHTIRLFYFHNFDLRPAVATAPTPASPSPVTPQP